Proteins from a single region of Melanotaenia boesemani isolate fMelBoe1 chromosome 3, fMelBoe1.pri, whole genome shotgun sequence:
- the LOC121636591 gene encoding E3 ubiquitin-protein ligase TRIM35-like produces MSSRSEEDLCCPVCQDIFRDPVVLSCSHSFCKACLQKWWQGKNTFQCPCCKRKSSKSDPPRNLALKNLSEAFLLENKKGASAGLDNICSLHSEKLKIFCLDHQQPVCVICRDSKAHNNHRFRPIDEAAQDHREELQKALKPLQEKLKLYEQVKGNCDQTIKYIQVQAQQTEKQISEQFKKLHLFLHLEEKARVAALRKEEEQKSQMLKKKIKALSTDIAVLAGTIKATEKDLRTEDISFLLNYKAAVRRVQQRPLLDDPEPVSGALIDVVKHLGNLTFNIWNMMKQMVSYSPVVLDPNTADPELIVSDDLSGVKSGEKQPLPKNPERTKFSCSVLGSEGLKSGAHSWGVDVGTNKDWELGLLGEDIEANGHLQSQLWRILFSDGKFTAFCASGPEKELQLTKTVQRIKVHLDFDEGKLSFLDYDANTHIHTFKHNFTNTLYPYMYTENPQLLKILPVKVSVTVEE; encoded by the coding sequence ATGTCTTCAAGATCAGAGGAAGACCTTTGTTGTCCTGTCTGTCAGGACATCTTCAGAGACCCTGTGGTCTTGTCATGCAGCCACAGCTTCTGCAAAGCCTGTCTGCAGAAATGGTGGCAGGGGAAGAACACATTTCAATGTCCCTGCTGTAAGAGGAAATCATCAAAGAGCGATCCTCCCCGTAACCTGGCTTTAAAGAACCTCTCGGAGGCCTTCTTACTGGAGAATAAGAAGGGAGCTTCAGCAGGGCTCGACAATATCTGCAGTCTGCACTCTGAGAAGTTAAAAATCTTCTGTCTGGATCACCAGCAGCCAGTTTGTGTCATCTGTCGGGACTCGAAAGcacacaacaaccacagatTCAGGCCTATAGATGAGGCTGCACAGGACCACCGAGAGGAACTGCAGAAAGCCTTGAAGCCGTTACAGGAGAAACTCAAGCTATATGAGCAGGTTAAAGGAAACTGTGATCAAACCATAAAGTACATCCAAGTCCAGGCCCAACAGACAGAGAAGCAGATCAGCGAGCAGTTTAAGAAGCTTCATCTGTTTCTGCACCTGGAGGAGAAGGCCAGGGTTGCAGCTCTGAGgaaggaagaggagcagaagagTCAGATGCTGAAGAAGAAGATTAAGGCTCTGAGCACAGATATAGCAGTTCTGGCAGGCACCATCAAAGCCACAGAGAAGGATCTGAGAACCGAGGACATCTCATTCCTGCTCAACTACAAGGCTGCAGTGAGACGAGTCCAGCAGCGTCCCCTTCTGGACGATCCAGAACCAGTCTCAGGAGCTCTGATAGATGTGGTGAAACACCTGGGCAACCTGACATTCAACATCTGGAACATGATGAAACAAATGGTGTCCTACAGCCCTGTAGTTCTGGATCCAAACACGGCTGACCCAGAACTCATCGTGTCTGATGATCTGAGCGGTGTGAAGTCTGGAGAGAAACAACCGCTTCCCAAGAACCCCGAGAGGACAAAATTCTCCTGCTCCGTCCTCGGCTCAGAGGGGCTAAAGTCAGGAGCTCATAGCTGGGGCGTGGACGTTGGAACCAACAAGGATTGGGAGCTGGGCTTGCTGGGAGAGGACATCGAGGCGAATGGACACCTGCAGTCTCAGCTGTGGAGGATTTTGTTCTCCGATGGGAAATTCACAGCGTTCTGTGCTTCAGGTCCGGAGAAAGAACTGCAGCTGACGAAGACGGTGCAGAGGATCAAAGTTCATCTGGACTTTGATGAGGGGAAGTTGTCTTTCCTTGATTATGATgccaacacacacatccacacctTCAAACACAACTTCACCAATACCCTGTATCCTTACATGTACACTGAGAATCCACAACTACTGAAGATATTACCAGTAAAGGTCTCTGTGACCGTGGAGGAATAG